The Prevotella sp. E9-3 genome has a window encoding:
- a CDS encoding family 43 glycosylhydrolase, with product MKRILIIAFLLLTFNNVCFSLAEGWINPMVLPGLEDRSLGDPYIMKYRGYYYLYVSAGDRNIYCWRSKDLMEWSSSYICCTDETTAVAYAPEVIYWNGKFYMCTSPRGGGHYLLTSDSPLGPFTHQTGNLGRDIDGSMFIDDDGNWYFYHANNGGIRGCTMPTHLSFGNDVDLGCCITGQWTEGPCVFKRNNLYYLLYTGNHVWTNGYRIDYAISDGGPLSGFRPQSDQNPILIDTETPTHKALGHGTAFIGPDLDTYFFCYHNLQDNKARRLLNFERIGFSGDKLIMTGPTDWEQDRPLVAFNDYFERSVLGSQWTTNGGNWHIMDNDHLSQDNSNGHCTAIFGDYSYDEYTAEFTLRATDGNGYCGAVFSYLDADNYAEARINTTEKKLEVVVVEDGSEKSNRVISLPKDFDPSCWHAIRIEKNGRFTKVYIDGMRKYQITTQMHGGKVGYSTQSSTADFSYIAISPYVDGSGILGVSLPIPGIISASMCTEKSDDVRAVSYSIGKGNTNGMKCGAGSKLDYQVNIQKDNLYHLSLTYKSTTEAHIRLFIDGKAVTGSRTLPSTHSSIVSEPIYDITLPGGKHTLTLEVIDGQPIICEYLFKRGVISPHAMADNFDNGFNSEWGYQEGYWTIADGQLESTGGYGKMLMGGFDDIHLTNYTVECDVIYTGTSMNGGLLFRTTNASTGGADDNPVLGTDFLQGYIFMAGTTSVALGKHNYGWQTLATANKNVSPTQPHHMKVEVEGATIRCYLDDMEKPVIVYTDSKPFITGRAGFRTHNSVIRFDNFSVTPMEKPSGISAPRTYKDGQQTTSSVEYLYNLKGQRVDPDSALPHTIYVAGNRKVVYH from the coding sequence ATGAAAAGAATACTTATTATAGCGTTCTTGCTTCTGACGTTCAATAACGTCTGTTTTTCACTAGCAGAAGGTTGGATCAACCCTATGGTTCTTCCCGGATTGGAAGACCGAAGCCTGGGCGATCCTTACATCATGAAATATCGCGGTTATTACTACCTCTATGTGAGTGCCGGCGACCGTAACATCTACTGTTGGCGTTCAAAAGACTTGATGGAATGGTCCTCTTCCTATATCTGTTGCACCGACGAGACAACAGCTGTGGCTTATGCCCCAGAGGTAATTTATTGGAATGGGAAATTCTATATGTGTACCTCACCACGCGGTGGAGGCCACTATCTTCTTACCAGCGACAGTCCGCTTGGCCCTTTCACTCATCAGACTGGCAACCTGGGACGCGACATTGACGGATCTATGTTTATTGATGATGATGGCAACTGGTATTTCTACCATGCCAATAATGGAGGTATTCGCGGATGTACCATGCCCACACATCTGAGTTTTGGCAATGATGTTGACTTAGGCTGCTGCATCACAGGACAGTGGACAGAAGGTCCTTGTGTGTTCAAACGCAATAATCTGTATTACCTCCTCTATACAGGCAACCACGTATGGACCAATGGCTACAGAATAGACTATGCTATCAGCGATGGAGGCCCACTTAGCGGATTCCGCCCTCAAAGTGACCAGAATCCCATTCTCATCGATACGGAAACGCCTACCCACAAAGCACTGGGACACGGAACAGCCTTCATCGGTCCTGACTTGGACACTTATTTCTTCTGTTATCATAACTTACAGGACAACAAGGCCCGACGTCTGCTCAATTTTGAGCGTATTGGTTTCTCTGGCGACAAACTGATTATGACGGGTCCCACCGACTGGGAGCAAGACCGTCCTCTTGTTGCTTTTAATGACTATTTTGAACGCAGCGTGTTGGGCAGCCAATGGACGACAAACGGAGGTAATTGGCACATCATGGACAATGATCACCTGAGTCAGGACAATAGCAACGGACACTGCACAGCCATTTTCGGGGACTATTCCTACGACGAATATACTGCAGAATTTACCTTACGCGCAACTGACGGCAACGGATACTGCGGAGCTGTCTTTTCCTATCTGGATGCCGACAATTATGCTGAGGCTCGCATCAATACTACTGAAAAGAAATTGGAAGTCGTTGTCGTTGAAGATGGTTCAGAGAAAAGCAATCGTGTCATTTCGCTTCCAAAAGACTTCGACCCATCGTGCTGGCATGCCATCCGCATTGAGAAGAACGGACGGTTTACTAAAGTGTACATTGACGGCATGCGCAAATATCAGATTACGACACAGATGCATGGAGGAAAAGTGGGTTATTCTACCCAATCATCGACAGCCGACTTCTCCTATATTGCCATCAGCCCCTACGTTGACGGCAGCGGCATACTGGGTGTCAGTCTTCCTATCCCTGGCATTATATCAGCCTCTATGTGCACAGAAAAGAGCGACGACGTGCGTGCCGTTTCCTATTCTATTGGAAAGGGAAATACCAATGGCATGAAATGTGGTGCCGGCAGCAAACTGGATTATCAGGTGAACATTCAAAAAGACAATCTCTACCATCTCAGTTTAACCTACAAATCGACTACCGAGGCCCATATTCGCCTATTCATAGACGGAAAGGCCGTAACAGGAAGCCGTACACTACCCTCCACACACTCGTCAATAGTCAGCGAGCCCATCTACGACATCACACTTCCTGGCGGTAAGCACACACTGACACTTGAAGTGATTGACGGACAGCCCATCATCTGCGAATACCTGTTCAAACGCGGCGTGATCAGTCCTCATGCCATGGCCGACAACTTTGACAATGGATTCAACAGCGAATGGGGATACCAAGAAGGCTACTGGACCATTGCGGATGGTCAACTTGAGTCAACTGGTGGCTATGGTAAAATGCTGATGGGAGGGTTCGATGACATACACCTCACGAACTATACTGTAGAGTGTGACGTCATCTATACAGGCACATCCATGAATGGCGGACTGCTTTTCCGCACCACGAACGCTTCTACTGGCGGTGCTGACGACAATCCTGTATTGGGCACCGATTTCCTCCAGGGCTACATCTTCATGGCCGGTACCACATCGGTAGCATTGGGCAAGCACAATTACGGATGGCAAACCTTGGCTACAGCCAACAAGAATGTGTCGCCTACCCAGCCTCATCACATGAAAGTCGAAGTAGAGGGAGCTACCATCCGATGCTATCTCGACGATATGGAAAAACCAGTGATTGTCTATACGGATTCCAAACCATTCATCACCGGACGTGCAGGATTCCGTACCCACAACTCTGTGATACGATTCGACAATTTCTCTGTCACCCCAATGGAGAAGCCTTCGGGCATTTCTGCTCCTCGCACCTACAAGGACGGTCAGCAGACTACTTCGTCAGTTGAATATCTGTACAACTTGAAAGGGCAGCGTGTCGATCCCGACTCTGCCCTTCCCCACACCATCTACGTTGCAGGCAACCGTAAGGTGGTTTATCACTAA